A stretch of the Ammoniphilus sp. CFH 90114 genome encodes the following:
- the adhP gene encoding alcohol dehydrogenase AdhP, protein MKAAIVKSFKEPLVVEETLKPEISYNEVLVRITACGVCHTDLHAAHGDWPVKPKLPLIPGHEGVGVIEQVGPGVTHLKVGDRVGIPWLYTACGHCEYCLTGRETLCHDQLNSGYSVDGGYAEYCKADANYVVKVPENLSSVEAAPIFCAGVTTYKALKVSKAKPGEWVSIFGIGGLGHVAIQYAKAMGLKVVAVDTGNEKLELAKSLGADLVINPIDEDAGEWIHREVGGVHGSICTAVSKQAFGQSYRSVRRGGVCVAVGLPPEEMSIPIFDTVLNGVEVVGSIVGTRKDLQEALQFAAEGKVKTIVEVRPLEDINEVFDDMIHGKINGRVVLSFE, encoded by the coding sequence ATGAAAGCAGCCATTGTTAAATCCTTTAAAGAACCCCTTGTCGTTGAAGAAACTCTTAAGCCTGAGATTTCATATAATGAAGTTCTTGTTCGTATAACAGCGTGTGGTGTGTGTCACACGGATCTTCATGCCGCTCATGGAGACTGGCCTGTAAAGCCTAAACTTCCATTAATCCCTGGTCACGAAGGAGTAGGAGTAATAGAGCAAGTAGGACCAGGAGTAACCCATCTAAAAGTAGGAGATAGAGTAGGTATACCTTGGTTATATACAGCGTGTGGGCACTGTGAATATTGCTTAACTGGACGTGAGACTTTATGCCATGACCAGTTAAACTCTGGTTATTCTGTAGATGGTGGTTACGCGGAGTATTGTAAAGCGGACGCTAACTATGTTGTAAAAGTCCCAGAAAACCTGAGTTCAGTGGAAGCTGCACCTATTTTTTGCGCAGGTGTAACAACGTATAAAGCTCTTAAAGTTTCTAAGGCAAAACCAGGAGAATGGGTTTCGATTTTTGGAATAGGCGGGCTCGGTCATGTTGCCATACAATATGCTAAAGCCATGGGTTTAAAAGTGGTTGCCGTGGATACAGGCAATGAGAAATTAGAGCTAGCCAAATCATTGGGAGCAGATCTTGTCATCAATCCTATTGACGAAGACGCAGGCGAATGGATTCATCGTGAGGTTGGTGGAGTACATGGATCCATTTGCACAGCGGTAAGTAAACAGGCTTTTGGTCAATCTTATCGTTCTGTTCGTCGTGGTGGGGTATGCGTAGCAGTAGGACTACCACCAGAAGAAATGTCGATTCCTATTTTTGATACCGTATTGAACGGGGTCGAGGTAGTAGGATCGATCGTTGGTACACGTAAGGACTTACAGGAAGCCTTACAGTTTGCAGCTGAAGGAAAAGTTAAAACGATTGTGGAAGTTAGACCGCTGGAAGATATTAATGAAGTGTTTGATGATATGATTCATGGCAAAATCAATGGTAGAGTCGTTTTATCCTTTGAATAA
- a CDS encoding PAS domain-containing protein, which yields MNPVWFEAIVNHLSEGVVVMDADRIIHYLNPLAANMTGWVVGARVPYCSYCQMRYVEHGEERCILAREDRIPVFQESCD from the coding sequence ATGAATCCAGTATGGTTTGAAGCGATTGTGAACCATCTCTCAGAAGGCGTGGTGGTGATGGATGCAGATCGTATCATTCACTACTTAAACCCGCTTGCAGCCAATATGACAGGGTGGGTAGTAGGTGCAAGAGTTCCGTATTGCTCTTACTGTCAGATGCGTTATGTAGAGCATGGAGAAGAGCGTTGTATTTTGGCAAGGGAAGACCGCATTCCTGTTTTCCAAGAAAGTTGCGACTAA
- a CDS encoding phage holin family protein gives MTLLRHFIRFAVTAIVLLLVGWIVPGFQVVGFWTAFLAAIIIAAIGWGIEAFMGPRLSPYSRGFIGFIVSAVVIYFTQFFLAGLRVTLIGAILAAIVIGIADLFVPAKPRFAGGELGDR, from the coding sequence ATGACACTCTTACGTCATTTCATTCGATTCGCTGTTACAGCGATCGTATTGTTATTGGTAGGTTGGATCGTTCCAGGATTTCAAGTAGTTGGATTTTGGACAGCCTTCTTAGCGGCCATTATTATTGCTGCTATTGGTTGGGGAATTGAAGCTTTTATGGGGCCAAGATTATCACCCTATAGTCGTGGGTTTATCGGCTTTATTGTAAGTGCGGTCGTGATTTACTTTACTCAATTCTTTCTTGCTGGTCTCCGCGTGACATTGATTGGTGCGATATTGGCGGCGATTGTGATAGGAATTGCCGATCTGTTTGTTCCCGCAAAGCCGCGTTTTGCGGGTGGAGAGTTAGGAGATCGTTAG
- a CDS encoding PilZ domain-containing protein, whose amino-acid sequence MSSDGIYRRQEGFRFVFNPPIIGSFQLTHIQGVETNSDKWGFMSVLDISLSGAKLATDLDFPHLKSKIVAKLKIHEHELNLIGDIVWKKKGVPHCLYGIKFTDASYKERIFTELKGYRAEKKNKHLVI is encoded by the coding sequence ATGAGTTCTGATGGAATATATCGGCGACAGGAGGGATTCCGTTTTGTTTTTAATCCGCCCATTATAGGTTCTTTTCAACTGACTCACATACAGGGAGTCGAAACGAACTCAGACAAATGGGGTTTTATGTCTGTTCTCGATATTAGTTTGAGTGGTGCTAAATTAGCAACAGATTTGGATTTTCCTCATTTAAAAAGCAAGATCGTTGCAAAACTAAAGATTCATGAACATGAATTGAACCTAATTGGAGATATTGTTTGGAAAAAAAAGGGTGTACCTCATTGTCTATACGGAATTAAATTCACTGATGCCAGCTATAAGGAAAGAATCTTCACAGAGCTAAAAGGTTATCGTGCTGAAAAAAAGAATAAACATCTTGTAATATAA
- a CDS encoding CBO0543 family protein → MHVLTAVLFIGFVWRWGDIRNWTIYYSTLLYVAICNLLYNFLCHHYPLWRWVPDWLSNHSLTDLLYIFIIVPAISFLYLSRYPNQSPFKTKLLYFFLWVAAFTLIECVWVWFGKIKYYHGWKVSWSFVFYNIMFILIRVHLKKPLLAIFFTVLVTMFLILVFNVPLNNKH, encoded by the coding sequence ATGCACGTTTTAACAGCCGTTCTATTTATTGGATTTGTATGGAGATGGGGAGATATAAGAAATTGGACGATCTATTATTCAACCCTCCTTTATGTTGCCATATGTAATTTGCTCTATAATTTCCTCTGCCATCATTACCCTTTGTGGCGATGGGTTCCTGATTGGTTGTCTAATCATAGTTTGACCGACTTATTGTATATTTTCATCATTGTACCTGCCATATCGTTCCTATATTTGTCACGTTATCCGAATCAGAGCCCCTTTAAAACAAAGCTCCTATATTTTTTCCTTTGGGTGGCAGCTTTCACCTTGATTGAGTGCGTTTGGGTATGGTTTGGGAAAATAAAATATTATCATGGTTGGAAAGTCAGTTGGTCATTTGTTTTTTATAACATTATGTTTATACTGATTCGTGTTCATCTCAAAAAACCTTTATTAGCTATTTTTTTTACGGTATTGGTTACCATGTTTCTTATTTTGGTATTTAATGTCCCCTTAAATAATAAACACTGA
- a CDS encoding PspA/IM30 family protein, with protein MSLFHRLRNLTLSNIYSFIDKAEDPIKMTDQYLRNMQADIEEAEKAVATQIAIEKKFKQLYEEQEALVTKRDEQAHLAAQAKNIDLARRALEEKKIAEQKKQEYLASYELNKTAADTLREKLADMRNQITQLKSKREALVARANAAKAQKGINKAMTSISSSSAVNGLNRMQDKVLQLEAEAEASHDMNKREKSLDEEFANLEKNNEIEEELTELLKKYES; from the coding sequence GTGTCCCTATTTCACAGATTACGTAATTTAACTTTATCCAATATTTATTCATTCATAGATAAAGCCGAAGACCCAATCAAAATGACGGATCAATATCTTCGTAATATGCAGGCAGATATAGAGGAAGCTGAAAAAGCTGTGGCCACCCAGATCGCAATCGAAAAGAAATTCAAACAGCTTTATGAAGAGCAGGAAGCACTAGTAACAAAGCGAGATGAACAGGCTCACCTAGCTGCACAAGCCAAAAATATCGATCTAGCCCGTAGAGCGTTAGAAGAGAAAAAAATAGCCGAACAAAAAAAGCAAGAATACCTAGCAAGCTATGAACTAAACAAGACTGCAGCAGATACCCTTAGAGAAAAGTTAGCGGATATGCGTAACCAGATTACTCAACTAAAGAGTAAACGAGAGGCACTCGTGGCTCGTGCTAATGCAGCAAAAGCACAAAAAGGGATCAATAAAGCGATGACTAGTATCAGTTCAAGTAGTGCCGTGAATGGCTTAAACCGTATGCAAGACAAAGTATTGCAACTAGAAGCCGAAGCTGAAGCAAGTCATGATATGAACAAGCGTGAGAAGTCTCTTGATGAGGAGTTTGCTAATCTAGAAAAAAACAACGAAATCGAAGAAGAATTAACAGAGCTATTGAAGAAGTATGAGTCCTAA
- a CDS encoding helix-turn-helix domain-containing protein, giving the protein MFQGERVRDSRRLKNLTLKELAELTGLSASLLSQIERGLVDPTVGTFWKICNALDIPIHQFFQEMQAEQLVVRRAQRRMMELSNANVKYHYLSQNQAGKIQFLLVEIQPGEMKEQELVSHSGEECGLVLQGELTVIYGNQEIHLGEGDSIHFTSTIPHRYINPGNVPSLSVWAMA; this is encoded by the coding sequence ATGTTTCAAGGAGAACGGGTACGTGATAGTCGAAGGCTGAAGAATTTAACACTTAAGGAATTAGCGGAGCTAACGGGGTTAAGTGCTAGTTTACTCTCCCAGATCGAAAGAGGTCTTGTAGATCCAACGGTAGGTACGTTCTGGAAGATTTGTAATGCATTAGACATTCCCATTCACCAATTTTTCCAGGAAATGCAGGCGGAACAATTGGTCGTACGTAGAGCACAACGAAGGATGATGGAATTGTCTAATGCAAATGTAAAATATCATTATTTATCACAGAACCAAGCAGGTAAGATTCAGTTCTTGCTTGTAGAGATTCAACCAGGTGAAATGAAAGAGCAGGAGCTTGTCTCACATTCTGGAGAAGAATGTGGATTAGTTTTACAAGGTGAACTTACCGTTATCTATGGCAATCAAGAAATTCACTTAGGGGAGGGCGATAGTATTCATTTCACGAGTACAATCCCTCACCGTTATATCAATCCAGGTAATGTGCCATCTCTTTCTGTCTGGGCTATGGCTTAA
- a CDS encoding ABC transporter ATP-binding protein has protein sequence MTDIPLMDFNQVSKQFGEGKRVVHAVTGANMGIRKGEAFGLVGESGSGKSTLGKMLIGLEYPSQGIIRYQGESLWNAKGRFNSPRPGEIQIVFQDPQSSLNPRMTVRDIIVEPLYALSSQERKEKGKEERLNALIKRVGLKEEHLSRYPHEFSGGQRQRIAIARALITDPSFIVLDEPTSALDVSVQAQVLNLLKELKRERNLTYLFISHNMSVIRYMCDRIAVMYKGKIVEIGTAKTLFEKPGHPYTKILLSSLPSVFDDPKENVGFAAPQDSGGDRSCIFYDKCPSRMDQCHQPPPFEEWDVNHYVACHVKEVSSDVSRRTGT, from the coding sequence TTGACTGATATCCCTTTAATGGACTTTAACCAAGTGAGCAAACAGTTTGGTGAGGGCAAGAGAGTTGTTCATGCAGTAACCGGCGCTAATATGGGGATTAGAAAAGGTGAGGCTTTTGGCTTGGTTGGTGAATCAGGGTCTGGAAAAAGCACATTAGGAAAAATGTTAATCGGTCTAGAATATCCAAGTCAAGGAATCATTCGATACCAAGGAGAATCGCTTTGGAATGCAAAGGGGAGGTTTAATAGTCCTAGACCTGGTGAAATACAAATTGTATTCCAGGATCCTCAATCGTCCTTGAATCCGCGTATGACGGTAAGAGATATTATCGTAGAGCCCCTATATGCCTTAAGTTCACAGGAGCGCAAAGAAAAAGGAAAAGAAGAAAGATTAAATGCCTTGATTAAGAGAGTGGGCCTAAAGGAAGAACATCTTTCACGGTATCCTCACGAATTTAGTGGTGGACAAAGACAGAGAATTGCGATTGCACGTGCATTGATCACGGATCCATCCTTTATCGTCCTAGATGAACCGACTTCCGCTTTAGATGTTTCTGTTCAGGCGCAGGTTTTGAATCTGTTAAAGGAATTAAAAAGGGAGCGCAATCTTACCTATCTTTTCATCTCACATAACATGTCGGTTATCCGTTATATGTGTGATAGGATCGCTGTCATGTATAAAGGAAAAATAGTTGAAATAGGCACTGCCAAAACGTTGTTTGAGAAGCCTGGTCATCCATATACTAAGATTTTGTTATCTTCGTTACCAAGTGTATTTGATGATCCCAAGGAAAACGTTGGTTTTGCTGCACCTCAAGATTCAGGTGGAGATAGATCATGTATTTTTTATGATAAGTGTCCAAGTCGTATGGACCAATGTCACCAACCCCCTCCCTTTGAGGAATGGGACGTGAATCATTACGTTGCATGTCATGTCAAAGAGGTGAGCTCAGATGTTTCAAGGAGAACGGGTACGTGA
- a CDS encoding ABC transporter ATP-binding protein has protein sequence MILEIKDLTVKFKGMRGTVEALKNVSFSIGKGEILGVVGESGSGKSVTALSVLGLLEKNAMITSGEILYAGRNLITLDKKERQNIRGKQIGMVFQEPMTALHPTMKVGKQLAEVIKRHRGVSKKEAYQLAVKAFEEVHIHEPHLVADKYPFELSGGMRQRVVIALAMAAPPDLLIADEPTTALDVTIQYEILKLMKELSEKRGTSVLLITHDLGVVSEICQRVVVMYAGEVIEMGKTESVLRAPKHPYTKALLHALPDLADPDEPLHAIPGEVPDLRNRPIGCAFASRCDRVMGICHEKPPVMNVVQERHAVSCWAAEQDGGDSID, from the coding sequence ATGATACTTGAGATCAAAGACTTGACGGTAAAATTTAAAGGGATGAGAGGGACGGTTGAAGCTTTAAAAAATGTCAGTTTCTCCATTGGTAAAGGTGAAATCCTTGGTGTGGTAGGAGAGTCTGGTTCTGGTAAATCAGTAACGGCGTTATCTGTTTTAGGTCTGCTTGAGAAGAATGCTATGATCACAAGCGGTGAAATATTGTATGCAGGAAGAAACCTGATAACGTTAGATAAGAAAGAAAGACAAAATATCCGTGGGAAACAGATCGGTATGGTGTTCCAGGAACCGATGACCGCCTTACATCCCACGATGAAAGTAGGAAAACAGCTAGCCGAGGTCATCAAACGTCACCGAGGAGTGTCGAAGAAAGAAGCTTATCAATTAGCCGTTAAGGCTTTTGAGGAGGTGCACATTCACGAACCCCATCTTGTGGCAGACAAATACCCATTTGAACTAAGTGGAGGGATGCGACAAAGGGTCGTGATCGCCTTGGCCATGGCAGCTCCACCAGATTTATTAATTGCGGATGAGCCTACTACAGCTCTCGATGTAACTATTCAATATGAGATTCTCAAATTGATGAAAGAGCTCTCAGAGAAACGAGGAACCTCTGTATTACTTATTACCCATGATCTGGGTGTTGTTTCCGAAATATGTCAACGGGTAGTTGTCATGTATGCAGGAGAAGTCATCGAGATGGGGAAGACAGAGAGCGTATTACGGGCACCGAAGCACCCTTATACAAAGGCGCTTCTGCATGCTCTTCCGGACTTGGCTGATCCTGATGAGCCATTACACGCCATACCAGGGGAGGTTCCTGATCTGCGGAATCGACCCATCGGGTGTGCATTTGCCTCCCGCTGTGATCGTGTGATGGGAATCTGCCATGAGAAGCCTCCTGTTATGAACGTGGTCCAGGAACGTCACGCTGTATCCTGTTGGGCAGCAGAACAAGACGGAGGTGATTCAATTGACTGA
- a CDS encoding ABC transporter permease: MQVQTQTVLPKRDINPVWYKLKSNKMTLVGMGILGFIVLISLLAPLLSPYDPTKINIAERFQPPSSSHWFGTDEVGRDILTRILYGAQLSLGIGAAVVLAAGMIGTILGTISGYFGGKIDQVIMRLMDMVLAFPTLILAMALAAALGPNLQNAMIAIAIVKIPVYVRLARGETLALRERLFVKAAITFGIRPWRIISKHIIPNAVSPIVIQITLDIGDAILLVATLGFLGLGAQPPTPEWGAMISVGWKYLLDYWWYPTFPGLALFLASGALNLIGDGIRDVLDPKSSR, from the coding sequence ATGCAAGTACAAACCCAAACGGTTCTCCCGAAAAGAGATATTAATCCTGTCTGGTATAAATTAAAAAGTAATAAGATGACCTTAGTAGGTATGGGGATTTTAGGCTTTATTGTATTAATCTCTCTTCTTGCCCCGTTGCTTTCTCCCTATGATCCTACAAAGATTAATATTGCTGAACGTTTTCAGCCTCCATCTTCATCCCACTGGTTCGGAACGGATGAGGTAGGCAGAGACATCTTAACTAGGATCTTATATGGAGCCCAGCTCTCCCTCGGTATTGGGGCGGCTGTCGTTTTAGCCGCAGGAATGATTGGGACCATCCTTGGAACTATATCTGGATATTTCGGCGGTAAAATAGATCAGGTGATTATGAGATTAATGGATATGGTTCTAGCTTTTCCTACACTCATTTTAGCTATGGCATTAGCTGCTGCCTTAGGACCTAACCTGCAGAATGCGATGATTGCCATCGCCATCGTCAAGATTCCGGTGTATGTTCGACTTGCTCGGGGTGAAACCCTTGCCTTAAGAGAAAGGCTCTTTGTTAAGGCAGCAATCACTTTTGGGATTCGACCATGGAGAATAATAAGCAAGCACATCATCCCAAACGCAGTATCTCCTATTGTTATTCAAATTACTCTCGACATAGGAGATGCTATTCTGCTAGTGGCAACACTTGGTTTCCTTGGTCTCGGAGCCCAGCCCCCAACACCTGAATGGGGGGCCATGATTAGTGTCGGTTGGAAGTATCTCTTAGATTATTGGTGGTATCCTACCTTCCCTGGACTGGCTCTTTTCTTAGCTTCTGGTGCACTGAATTTGATTGGAGATGGGATTCGTGATGTTCTTGATCCAAAATCCAGTCGTTGA
- a CDS encoding ABC transporter permease: MKRIIMKRLALLLLVVFGVTLTTFMISHIIPGDPARMIVGQRATEETLQQVRKQLGLDQPVWVQYFHYMKDLLAGDLGTSIRTQKPVVDDLIAFFPATLELALLAFFFAIIIGVPLGILAAVKKDTFWDHSSRVFAISGVSTPVFWSGLVMILIFYGYLNWFPATGRLDIGINPPTRITGLYLVDSILTLDWIAFKNSLWHIIIPAITLSYAQLATVTRQVRASMIEVLGQEYIRTAVANGISGPFLLFGYALRNALIPTITVVGLSFGSLLGGAVVTETIFGWPGMGKYVVESIAYLDFPAMMGFTLVIACGYVLINLIVDLTYYMLDPQIKE; encoded by the coding sequence ATGAAGAGAATCATTATGAAGCGTTTAGCTCTCCTTCTCCTAGTGGTCTTCGGTGTCACGCTAACGACGTTCATGATTTCTCATATTATACCGGGAGATCCTGCAAGAATGATCGTTGGACAACGGGCAACGGAAGAAACACTCCAGCAGGTAAGAAAACAATTGGGCCTAGACCAACCGGTCTGGGTCCAATATTTTCACTACATGAAAGATTTACTTGCTGGAGATCTAGGAACCTCCATCCGCACACAAAAGCCTGTTGTGGATGACTTAATTGCATTTTTTCCAGCTACTTTAGAACTTGCTCTGTTAGCTTTTTTCTTCGCTATCATCATAGGTGTTCCACTTGGGATTCTCGCAGCAGTAAAAAAAGATACATTCTGGGATCATAGCAGCCGAGTGTTTGCGATTTCAGGAGTCTCCACACCCGTGTTTTGGAGTGGTTTAGTTATGATTCTTATTTTCTATGGTTATCTTAATTGGTTCCCAGCAACGGGGCGTCTGGATATAGGCATTAACCCTCCAACTAGAATTACGGGTCTATACTTAGTAGATAGTATACTTACACTCGATTGGATTGCCTTTAAGAATAGTCTATGGCATATTATCATTCCTGCCATTACACTTTCCTACGCTCAACTCGCTACAGTCACTCGTCAAGTTCGTGCTAGTATGATCGAGGTCTTGGGACAAGAATATATTCGTACAGCCGTGGCTAATGGAATCAGCGGACCTTTCCTTCTTTTCGGCTATGCATTACGCAATGCTCTGATTCCTACGATTACGGTTGTAGGGTTATCCTTCGGTTCTCTTTTAGGGGGAGCTGTCGTGACAGAAACCATTTTTGGCTGGCCTGGTATGGGGAAATATGTAGTAGAATCAATCGCTTATCTAGATTTCCCTGCTATGATGGGCTTCACATTGGTCATTGCCTGTGGATATGTACTCATTAATTTAATAGTGGACTTGACTTATTATATGTTGGATCCACAGATCAAGGAATAG
- a CDS encoding ABC transporter substrate-binding protein, translating to MKKVKWLSVVSSLVLAIALTGCGQNANSPQVQTPSEQKPADSAGSGETQTTESPNGKDTLVVAMTADQGTLDPGVSMDNSAWKITYPTYERLVEYDGASTEVKAGLAKEWKISDDGLTWTFILNEGHKFADGTPVDAEAVKFTFDRILKIAKGPSDVYGVISEVKVENPNTVVFVLKENFPPFLSTLAANYGGIVNPKVLDHEQNGDLGQNYLASNTAGSGAYHLTEWKKGEYFKLEQNSHSSVQPSLKTIYFRIVGDPSAQRLQLEKGEIDIAEGIPVDQIESVKAFSNVELIQQPSLAVDYLYVNTSQGNPALQNAKVRQAISYALDYQGIIDATQQGYATQMRGPIPKGLWGHDEQAMQYSYDPNKAKELLAEAGVKDLTLDFLYSDNKPFWETTALMAQANLAEVGIKLNLKKVAYATMREMIDKGEFDLCTGVWSPDFADPFMFMNYWFDSNSFGLAGNRAFYKNDEVDQMIRKAASINNIDERKNLYQQAQNIVIEDAAYIYLDQKDFLLPMSKEVKGFTYNPMLEGIYNLATMSK from the coding sequence ATGAAGAAAGTGAAATGGTTATCAGTCGTTTCAAGTCTTGTTCTAGCCATTGCTTTAACCGGCTGTGGTCAGAATGCAAACAGTCCTCAGGTTCAAACACCTTCAGAACAGAAGCCGGCGGATAGTGCAGGCTCCGGAGAGACTCAAACTACAGAGAGTCCTAATGGGAAGGATACTCTTGTTGTAGCTATGACTGCCGATCAAGGCACATTAGATCCGGGAGTATCGATGGACAATTCGGCGTGGAAGATTACTTACCCGACATATGAGAGACTAGTTGAATATGATGGGGCTAGTACTGAGGTAAAGGCCGGCTTAGCGAAGGAATGGAAAATCAGTGATGATGGTCTTACTTGGACTTTTATCCTCAATGAGGGACATAAGTTTGCGGATGGAACTCCAGTTGATGCCGAAGCGGTCAAGTTTACTTTTGATCGTATCTTGAAAATTGCTAAGGGACCTTCGGATGTCTATGGAGTTATCTCTGAAGTTAAGGTTGAGAATCCAAACACGGTTGTGTTCGTTCTCAAAGAGAATTTTCCGCCGTTCTTGTCAACTTTGGCAGCGAACTATGGAGGAATCGTTAATCCTAAGGTATTAGATCATGAGCAAAATGGAGATTTAGGACAAAACTATCTAGCCTCTAATACGGCCGGAAGCGGAGCCTATCACCTAACAGAATGGAAAAAGGGAGAATACTTTAAACTTGAACAAAATTCACATTCATCCGTTCAACCATCATTGAAAACGATTTATTTCAGAATCGTGGGCGATCCTTCTGCTCAGCGACTTCAATTAGAAAAAGGTGAGATTGATATTGCTGAGGGTATACCAGTAGATCAGATTGAGTCAGTTAAGGCATTCTCGAATGTTGAGCTTATTCAACAACCGAGTTTGGCGGTAGATTATTTATACGTTAATACAAGTCAAGGAAATCCGGCTCTTCAGAACGCTAAGGTTCGACAAGCTATTAGTTATGCTTTGGATTATCAAGGCATCATCGACGCTACACAGCAAGGTTATGCCACGCAGATGCGCGGTCCGATTCCGAAAGGCTTATGGGGCCATGACGAGCAGGCGATGCAATATAGTTATGACCCGAATAAAGCTAAGGAATTATTAGCTGAAGCGGGAGTTAAAGATCTGACCTTGGATTTCCTTTATTCGGACAACAAGCCATTCTGGGAAACGACAGCCCTCATGGCACAAGCTAACCTGGCGGAAGTAGGCATTAAACTTAACCTGAAGAAGGTTGCCTACGCTACGATGAGAGAAATGATTGATAAAGGGGAGTTCGATCTTTGTACGGGGGTATGGAGCCCAGACTTTGCGGATCCGTTTATGTTTATGAATTATTGGTTTGATTCTAATAGTTTTGGTTTAGCTGGAAACCGCGCCTTCTATAAAAATGATGAAGTAGACCAGATGATTCGTAAGGCAGCTTCTATTAATAATATTGATGAGAGAAAGAACCTATACCAACAAGCACAGAATATCGTTATTGAAGATGCCGCTTATATTTACCTTGACCAGAAGGATTTTCTACTCCCGATGAGCAAGGAAGTGAAGGGATTTACTTATAACCCGATGTTAGAGGGTATCTATAACTTAGCAACCATGTCGAAATAA
- a CDS encoding M15 family metallopeptidase: protein MLKQSNETEKGGHRIISIQDCGEPLVTLEGISPRIKTYPYYYLHQVPHALEQCFLREGAAKRLVEAANYLPEGIDLLVLDAWRPFEVQHALYEMIREELRQQEGMTEEKLVSELSKFVARPSEDVERPSPHMTGGAVDVTLVNSSGWLNMGTQFDEFSEKARADYYENLGTLSDEEITIKQNRQLLQSVMNQVGFTGYEEEWWHFNFGNPSWARKTNSIAIYKGIRKTS, encoded by the coding sequence ATGTTAAAACAATCCAATGAAACAGAGAAAGGAGGACATCGTATTATTTCTATTCAAGACTGTGGAGAACCACTTGTTACATTAGAAGGGATTTCTCCAAGAATTAAAACGTACCCCTATTATTACTTGCATCAAGTTCCTCATGCCTTAGAGCAATGCTTTCTTCGAGAGGGCGCTGCGAAGCGTCTAGTTGAAGCGGCTAACTATCTGCCAGAAGGAATAGATCTATTAGTACTGGATGCTTGGCGTCCTTTTGAAGTACAACATGCGCTATATGAGATGATTCGAGAAGAACTTCGGCAGCAAGAAGGAATGACCGAGGAGAAATTAGTGTCGGAACTCTCTAAGTTTGTGGCTCGACCTTCAGAGGATGTAGAACGTCCTTCACCACATATGACTGGTGGTGCCGTAGATGTAACTCTCGTTAATTCAAGTGGATGGCTGAATATGGGGACACAGTTTGATGAGTTTTCAGAGAAAGCGAGAGCAGATTATTACGAGAATCTAGGCACTCTTAGCGATGAGGAGATTACCATTAAGCAAAATAGGCAACTTTTGCAATCGGTAATGAACCAAGTTGGATTTACAGGCTATGAAGAAGAATGGTGGCACTTCAATTTTGGGAATCCCAGTTGGGCAAGAAAAACGAATTCGATTGCGATTTATAAAGGAATAAGAAAAACATCTTGA